The Ailuropoda melanoleuca isolate Jingjing chromosome 4, ASM200744v2, whole genome shotgun sequence region ATAATTCCGGACTTCAacctctattacaaagctgtagtcatcaagacaatgtggtactggcacaaaaacagacacacagaacaatggaacagcatagggaacccagaaatggaccctcaactctattgtcaactaatcttcagcaaagaagaaaagaatatccaatggaaaaaagtctcttcaacaaatggtgttggataaattggacagccacatgcaggagaatgaaactggaccattttcttataccatacacaaaaataaactcaaaatagatgaaagacctaaatgtgagacaggaatccatcaaaatcctagagagcacaggcagcaacctctgtgacctcggccacagcaacttcttgctagacacatcttcaaaggcaagggaaacaaaagcaaaaatgaactttgggacttcatcaagataaaaagcttttgtacagcaaaggaaacagttgacaaaaccaaaagacaaccaaagaCAGaatgggaagatatttgcaaatgagtaTCAGATAAACAGCTaatatccaaaacctataaataacttctcaaacgcaacacccaaagaacaaataatccaatcaagaaatgggcaggagacgtgaacagacatttctctaaagaactgaaatgcctgggtggctctgtcggttaattgtctgccttcggctcaggtcatgatcccagggtcctgggatcgagtcctgcatcaggctccttgctcagtgggcagcctgcttctcttctgcctctgccccttcccctgcttgtgtgtactctatctctctgtcaaataaataaaatcttaaaaaaaagaagacacacaaatggccaacagacacatgaaaaaatgctcaacatcactcagcatcagggaaatacaaatcaaaaaaaccacaatgagataccacctcacatctgtcagaatggccaaaataataAGTAAGGgaacaccaaatgttggtgaggatgcagagaaaggggaaccctcttacactgttggtgggaatgcaaactggtgcagccactgtggaaaacagtatggaggttcctcaaaagttgaaaatagaactaccctatgatccagcaattgcactactagggatttaccccaaacaATCacatacaaacatagtgattgaAGGGGCACCGctccccagtgtttatagcagcaatgtccacaatggccaaactatggaaagagcccagatgtccatcaacagatgaatggataaagaaaatgtggtgtatatatatataatggcatattactcagccatcaaaaaatgaaattttgctatttgaaactacatggatggaactagagggtgttatgctaagcgaaataagtcaatcagagtaagacaattatatgatctcactcacatgtggaatttaagaaacaaaacagaggagcataaggaaagagaggaaaaaataaaacaacaaattcagagagggagactagccataagagactcttaatcataggaaacaaactgagggttgccggaggggaggggatgggggataAGGTAACTGGgcggacattaaggagggcacgtaatgtaatgagcactggggataagactgatggatcactgactacctctgaaactaataatacattatatgttaattaactgaatttaaataaaaataaacaaaaaataaaataaaataaatgactcaaAATAAAGTAGCATACTCTTCCTTTTTGGaaatatggatatttttaaatgtcaaaagaaataattgaaagaGTTAAAAAGACTTCCTTCTAAGGTTGAAGACTGAGGAGAGGCAGGGCAAGGAACAGGTATGTTTTGTTATAAGCCTTTGGTAGTTTTAAACTATACCTAAGTTACTTTgcaataataaaaactaattttagaataaacaaaaatatagcaTAAGCCTTTATTAATAAATGATGATATAACCAGAcaggtttttaaaatgagataaatttaatgcaatcacATAGGTAATATCCATGATACATTCTTACGTGAAAATATaagtatgaaaaaatataagtaatataaatGCATTTGTGTATgagtatttgctttttattaaagGATCTAGTTCTGAACACATGAAACTGTCTAGGAGAATATAAACAATGGCTTTCTGTGGGTACTGAGATATGGAATCTTTTGTTTTCACTTCATAGAATTCTAGACAATTTACACTTTCCCCCAAAAAGATAGTTAATCGCCTTCTGtgttaaattttcctttcttctttctttttctttctgtctctgtcagaaGAAACATCTCTTTGTATCTCTCttcctacctccctccctccctctctttcattctttcaaggAAAAGAAGCGTTCCCACATACCTGCCTCCTGCCGCAGCAATCCCAAAGTATCAAGGATTCGACAAGCTTCCAGTGAACACTGGatcattgcttcttttttctttcctgaatgaATGGCCTCAGCTACCAGTTGTTTTCCAGTTGAATCATCCACAGGTAATCTGTATTGGTTTGAAGGGAATCATAGTACAGTACTAAGCTCCAattctcatggaaaaaaaaaaaacctaatatgCTGTGATAATAGTCATTTTTTGACATGCCTTTTTAATCTCTCCATTCATCTTGCTCTATCTTGCCAAGGTCGGACTTCAAATCTTTTCCTTATACCTCtgacccaccccaccccactggccAAATTATCAAGGCCCAAATTCAAGAACAGCCTAAAAATAAGGCTGAAGTTACTCTTTGGGTTTGTTGTCTATAATGTAAAATTGATCACTTTTCAGAAATGGACATTAATGAGAACAGAACATACCTCACCCTACAGAGCCAAGTGCTATGTCCCTGTTCATCAAATTCATATTCTAATTCTTCTCCTgtgggaggaagaaagacaaaacaattttaataacatCTGAAAACTACTagttgagaaaaatggaaaagagaggaaaggttAAATAAGAATATCAAGTTCCCATACCACACTGAACactaaatttcaaaatgtttcactGCTTATTCCTAGGGATTATCATCTGATAATAAAACTAGGATGAGCCTAGGGAGCATGggtggctggcttagtcagttaagtggccgactcttgattttaggtcaggtggtgatctcaaggtcctgggataaagccccatgttgggctctgcactcagcagggagtctgcttcaggaaatgtctctctccctctgaccctccccgcttgctctctcactttctctctaaaatatataaataaacccttttaaaaaaaattaggatgaaCTTGAGGCATAGAAAAGCAAACTCAGATCAAAACAATCAACTCTCCAAAAATAGCTCTGTCCACTATATAGCACCTTTCACACTTATTTAAGTTGTAAATGTAAGCTGTTAACTTGTCACAATTGCCtggtttttaaaagcataaatattaaGTGCAGAATGCAACcagttcatatatatattcatacacacacacagatgttcTCTCAAAGCAGCTCTACTGAAAAAATCCTCTGTGGAAACATTCATTAAATCATATAACATGGACATCTAGGTTAAGATTTACAAAAGATCAgatgaattagaaacaaaaaaatttaagaagttagGTCAATCTCCCCACCACCCAAGTCTAGGATCTTTCGAGAAGACTGAGaggagtcaaaaaaaaaataaaataaaataaaaggcagtcCCTTTTTTCCAAGATAAGACTAACAGGACTTTTACTAGTTTCAAAATAAACCTGAAGCAATCGACCACAAGGGCAAGAACTGATTAAGGAGAACAGcagataaaatacagcatttctAAGTACCCTGAAGATCTACAAAACAACACTGCTATGGATACCTTTTACTGGCAGGGTCAGAATCTGTTTACATACCTTCTCGGTCAAAAAAACCTTGGAGAGCCTTTTTTGGATCCTTTATATAAAAGGCCTCCCTTTCCTGCTGAAACTCTAAGACAATGGGGTTCTCTTCAGCCTCATCTTCTACAGCATCTTCTCCTATAggataagggaaagaaagaaaagatagacaTAGGAAGAGACTGTCTTAATGATACCCACTTTCCATTCAGCCTCCATAAAGGATACAGTTATCAATGAAAAgaaaggtgggggatgggggagaagggagcaaACAGAAAATCACCAGTATAAATATCTAGTTTTTCTAAATTGTGTAACAAATTAAAACTTGTTTTCatggcacctttttttttttttccctccatcactgtattttaaaaacaaaattacctaCCACATTGTCCAtcggaaaaaaaatctaagcttcTTGGCCTGGCATTCCTGCTATCACCAGGGTCTAATACTCTGTCTCCAATATAACTTCTTAATATTTACTATATCNCcatcactgtattttaaaaacaaaattaccggggcgcctgggtggcacagcagttgggcgtctgccttcggctcagggcgtgatcccagcgttataggatcgagccccacatcaggctcttctgctatgagcctgcttcttcctctcccactccccctgcttgtgttccctctctcactggctgtctctatctctgtcaaataaataaataaaatttaaaaaaaaaaaacaaacaaacaaaaaaacaaaattacctaCCACATTGTCCAtcggaaaaaaaatctaagcttcTTGGCCTGGCATTCCTGCTATCACCAGGGTCTAATACTCTGTCTCCAATATAACTTCTTAATATTtactatatctgtcaaataaactAGTCTACTCATTACTCCGTTAAAATCATCGATCCTTCCCTGAAAACCATTCTCAACACTCAGCTTCCTGGGGcctaattttcctttccttcaagttCCAGCTCAAGACCAGTCTGTttgtaaacttaaaaacttttccaaattttaagtCAGGGTTgcccaacagaaatataatgaaagCCATACATGAAGTGTTTCATTTTcagggtgccggggtggctcagccagactcttctgtctctccctctccttctgctcttccccctgctcacgcccattctctctctcaaaaaataaataagatctttaaaaaaagaagtttttcattttctagtaGACACATTAAAAAGGAGATACGAGTAAAATTACTATcatgtaatcagtataaaaatattatgaatattttacattatttttttacactaagtctttgaaatctagAGTATAGTTTGGACTAGCCATACTGTAAGTGTCCAATACCTACATGTGGGTaatggctaccatactggacagtgcaGGTCTAAGTTCTCAGTGATTACTCCCATCTCTGAACCCTCACTCTGGCGTACTTATGGTTTCTAGCTTTTGTTTGGCACTTACAAAAGTAATTTCACGATATTTATCCAGTCTTCCCAACGACATATTAAGGCCCTCTTCTTTTTATATTCCTAGTTCCTGAATACCCATCCTCCAAAATGCCTGACATTATAGAAAATTCAATTTATTCCTCTGGCTAAGGGACAAGCTTTCTCTGATTAGCTATTTCACATTTCAGGGAATTTACATAAAGTACAAAAAATTTGAGGGACTATCCTATACTGAGCATTCCATGTTATTTGATTGAATATAGTTCCATCCCCCCCAGTGATGATAATCAAGGTcggtactatatatatatatgtatatatatacatatggtaaaaataataaattagttgTGTGCTGAGGAAGAGTTTTGAACAAGGAAGTGCGCTGTAAAACGCATTAAAAGAAATCCATAGTGCCCATAATTCAATTTTTGGACATCAGACAAGCTAACAAATCTCTGTGGGTTTTGGTAATTTGATGTCCAAATTGTATTTGTCTCACCTATCTCAAAAAGTCATGAAAAGCTGTATGACCACTagtcatgaatttaaaatattaacctcggcagcaattttaatttcttacCCATTCCCCAGGTGCAGCCCATTTCATCATCTTGACTACtggtatttctcttcctttcagtggtatcctcctcctcctcatccgaGTCTTCTCCTAACATCTTCTTCTCCAACATCATTTGCTGCTGCTTGCGCAATTCCTTCAGTTGCGTTACCGTCAACTCGGACTCCGCCTCTCGGTCTTCCTCTGGTCCCTGATGAACCAAGCGAAAGAATGATTCTTTCAGAGCTCTGGATTGTTGGAGTCACTTTCAGAAACACGGCAATGCGCAGAGAGGTCTGGAGAGGGACCAGACTCCTCCACTTTTGTCATCGCTGACCCGGGAGAATCTCCTTCCTCAGTTAAAGTTTAAGGAGCTCTGGAAGCCAGCCCGGTGCACTCCAGAGATTTCAATCCTCGATTTTTCTACTTACCTGAAGAAGAAAGAGCCGGGTGCTGCCTCCAAAGCGAAGAACATGCCCGACGTGGACGCGACAATAGGTGCGGGGTGGGATGCGGGTTTTGTTAAGAAAAGTGCCGTGGGTGCTTCCCAGATCGTAAAGATAGAAGCCCTGCCCGTGGCCGTCGCTTTCTTCTTCGAGGCCCGACGCCCTGTGCTGCAGCACGGCATGGTACCGGGACACCGAAGGGTGCTCCAGGCACACGTCGCAGCTGGACAGCCTCCCGAAAAGGCAGCAACTCGTCCCTTTCAAGCTGCGGGTGCCAAGGATGGTGCCGCCCTTGAGTGTCTCTAGGCTGTAGGGGGCCGTCGCGGGGCCACCCCACGGCGGCTCTTGGTAAGGGGGAGCCCGGGCCGGGCCGCCAAGGGAAGGAGCCGCTGTGGGGGGCCGCGGCTGCTCCTTCGGTGGACTCCTGGTGCCCCCGCTGTCCGGCCGGGCTGGCGGGGCGTCAGGCTCCCCGGAATCGGGCTCTAGCGACGCCGCGGGCCTTTCCTTCTTCACCTCCTCAGGGTTTGGAGGATTGGTGGCGGGGGCCTTGCCGCGCACAACCGGGGGCaccagcagggttggtttcttgaAGTCGTCACTGAGCTCTTGCAAAGCCAGAGGCTCGGACTGAGAGGGACCATCATCCATCCTCAGTCAGTTGCAGTCTCGAAATCCGTTCCGGGAAACCTCCCCCTTCGGTCTCTAAGTTCCTCCcccgtctctgtctctccctctccttctctctttctctttgctcccAGAGACTTCTCTGGGCAGCGATAGCGGAGTTACTCCTTCACCACCCACAGCGTTACGAAGAAGTGACTATCacgggaaggaaaaacaaaaaaagacggCCGAGGCGCTGTGAGAATGGGGACATCTTTAGAGGTTGCAACCGAATTGTAATAACTTCCTGTGGCAAACCCTGATTGAGAAGAAGCGCTTCCGGCAGCCTAGGACCACTAATCAACAAGCCAGCCTTCCGGGCCTGCTGCGACCCTCGTCTCAGGCCTTTCGGAGTCAGTCATACGGGCGTCCAGCCCAGCTCCTGCGACGCGGCAGTGAACAGTCGTGCTTCCTTGCCTCGGTCCAGATCCCGACCTCCTCGTCTCCCGGCCGCCCCCGGCATCAGGTGACTACGGGACCCTGCGCCTACTGTCCGTGACGAAGGAGCCCCCGAAGGATCTGAGTATTCTTTGAACTTGCTGCTTATTCTTCGTGCTCTTTTCGgtgaaattaaggaaattaaattaaattaaaatttgggggggagggtcccTTCGTTGCcgtttttttgttcattcttttgtttgttttgtttttccgaAACCAATTATTGAGACTGCATAGTGTAGTGGTTAAGAGTACAGACTCTGGAGCCTGTCTTGATTTTCTCCCTCCGTCATTTGTGACATTGGGCAAGACAGTGGGCCTCAGCTTCCACATCTAAAAAATGGGATAGTTGGGGAAATTGAATTAAACAATAAAGTCAAAGCCTGGCGCACAGTACGTACTTGATAAATGCCAGTTATACTGTGCGCCAAACACGGTACAAATATCATGGTTGTGGGGGGTTGATGGGAGGATAAACTCGATTGAGGTAAGTCCTAGCTTAAATCCAGGTAGAAACGCTGTGGTGGAGACATGGGAAGTGCTGTGAGAATATAATGAAGGGAGATTTACTGGGGAGGTGATGGAGACTGGTGACTTAAACTATACTTAAGAGTGAATACAAGTCTACCAGGGATGTGGTGGGTGGCAGGGCATTTCTGGCAGAGATCACAACTTAAAGGGTCAACTGGAAATACATGACATTCTCAAAAAACTGAGTAGTATGATATTGTTAGAACTAGGGTGGTGATTTCTTCCAGGAAGGTCCCTCTTTGTGCTTCCACTGCACCATGTGTGTGTCTCTGGGACAGCCCTACTGCACACTTTCATACTGAAATGTTGTTTATATTTCTCTCCCTCACATCAGGTCAGGGATCTTGCAGTGGTCTTTGTCTCCTTCCGTAGTGCCTGGcatttgataaacatttgttgaacttGAAGAGACATATGGGCAATGAATCTGGAAAGGTGGGTTGAAGCCAGATTGCAGATTTTGATGAATAGTAGGCCCAAGAATTCTGGCTGACTTTTTCCAATAGGCAACAGGAAGCCATTTGatctgagtttttaaaagattcagtCTAGCAGCACTGGAGAATAGATTAGATACAAGGAGAGACTGGAGTAAGGGATATGAATTAGGAAGCAGCAGAAATCACTCAGATTCTTCCCTATATGTGTCAAGTTGAATGCATAAGACTGTTTAGATTACTGGTCAATAAATCTTTCCATCAGGACCAGGGAAAAGATTGCCTGTGTTTGACACACACAAAGTAAGAGCCACCTCTTCCTATCTTTAACTCTACTCCCCTTTCTCCTACTGATTCAGAACAGAGGTGTCAAGATACTCTGAAAAATATTCCAGGTCACATTTAAGTATCTTGCCTTGCAAATTGTTCAGGACTGAGCATGATGACAGTTCTAGTAATGAGTTAGTGGGGTGAGATGGAAAGCATGGACACTAGCGCTCCCAATACTACTGGAGCAATTAGTCTACTAATGATCCAAATTCCAGTCAGTCCAGTAGGAATGTCATTGTATGTGACTGTGATGACTGGCATCTAACGGTtgtatttctcttaatttcttcagGGAGAACATCTTTGGTCCTCCAATGTTGCTGACACTGACATTTTCTGAGTGGTCTTGAACAGCCTACTTTTTATGTAAATAACTGGCTAGACTTCATATTTTTCACTACAGAAGCCTATAACCTAGAGATTTAAAAACACTGCTTTTAGGTTACTACTACATTTAGCTTGAAATTTCCACCTTTCTTATTCCAAAATGTTGAGATACTGGGGAGAGATACCAATCTCATCAAGCCAGACCAATAGAAGTTCCTTTGATTTGCTCCCACGGGAGTTCCGTCTCGTGGAAGTGCATGACCCACCCCTGCACCAACCCTCAGCCAACAAGCCCAAGCCCCCCACAATGTTGGACATCCCCTCAGAGCCGTGCAGCCTCACCATCCATACTATCCAACTGATCCAGCACAACCGACGTCTGCGCAATCTCATTGCCACAGCTCAGTCCCAGAGTCAGCAACAGACGGAAGGTGTAAAGACTGAAGAGAGTGAACCTCTTCCCTCTTGCCCTGGGTCACCTCCTCTTCCTGATGACCTTCTGCCTTTAGACTGTAAGAATCCCAATGCACCGTTCCAGATCCGGCACAGTGACCCAGAGAGTGACTTTTATCGGTAAGACAAGGCTTTGCTATATCTTCCTTTTCTCAAAAAATCTTCACAACAACACTGTTAAGcatgtaatataataatatttccatgaagaaactgaagataagGGTAATTGATATGGCCAAAGTTGCTCAGGTAATTAGTAGGAAGTCTAAGACTTGAATCCTGATCTTCCAAATCCAGagtctgtatcttttatttttgatgtagcaaatatttattgagtgcctattattaCATGCCAAACACTTCCCTAGGAACAGGGTACTATACTAGTATGTAAAATAAGCCATGGCCTCAGTCCTCAGAGCGTAGTCTTTCTGTTTAATTTGAAATGTATATTATGGGTTTAGCTCAGTGTCCTCAAATTGAGATTCATGGACTTATTCTCATATTATTAGGAATCCATAAGttctatataaaaaattttaaattgtgtacagttgacccttgaataccATGAGTTTAAATTGTGTGGGTCTACTTACATGTGGATGTTTTCACAGTAcggtactataaatgtattttccttatgattttcttaataacatttttcctctagctttattgtaataatatagtatataaaacatataacatacaaaataagtgTTAATCGACTGTGTATGTTATCACtgaggcttccagtcaatagtaggctattagtcaTTGGGGTGCGTGGCTGGCttagtcggaagagcatgtgactcttgatctcggggtcgtgagttcaagctctatattgggtatggagattactaaaaaaataaaatacactttttaaaaaaaatttttatttgagagagtgaaaaagagagagcacgagagggagaagggtcagagggagaagcagactccccactaagcggaGAGgctgacaaggggctcgatcccaggactctgggctcatgacctgaaggcagacgctcaacctactgagccacccaggtgcccctaaaataaagtgaaattaaaaaaaaaaaaaaagtaggctatTAGTCATTaagtttgggggagtcaaagctgtttgtggattttcaactgcacagggggTTGGTACCCCTAACCCTgacattgttcaagggtccaactatattttcattttgataacatcacttaagaaataatataaaaatgttcttgATCCTTGCTACACAAAATCTGGTCTGAGACtagcagcatcaacatcacctgggaacttactaGGAATTCAGAGTCTCAGGCTCTACCCagcctgctgaatcagaatctttattttaacaagatctccagaAGATTCGTATGTCTGTttaagtttgagaagccctgttCCATATCTTCTGAATGGCTCCCTTATAACCTAATGCTACTATTAGGTTTCAGTGTGTAAGTTTGCATTTGGTGCCaaagaattacttttttctttccattttgaaatttgtcagaccaaagaaaaattgaaataagtACAAGAAATGCCCAAATACTCTTTACCAGGATTCACCA contains the following coding sequences:
- the SLC4A1AP gene encoding kanadaptin isoform X2, which encodes MDDGPSQSEPLALQELSDDFKKPTLLVPPVVRGKAPATNPPNPEEVKKERPAASLEPDSGEPDAPPARPDSGGTRSPPKEQPRPPTAAPSLGGPARAPPYQEPPWGGPATAPYSLETLKGGTILGTRSLKGTSCCLFGRLSSCDVCLEHPSVSRYHAVLQHRASGLEEESDGHGQGFYLYDLGSTHGTFLNKTRIPPRTYCRVHVGHVLRFGGSTRLFLLQGPEEDREAESELTVTQLKELRKQQQMMLEKKMLGEDSDEEEEDTTERKRNTSSQDDEMGCTWGMGEDAVEDEAEENPIVLEFQQEREAFYIKDPKKALQGFFDREGEELEYEFDEQGHSTWLCRVRLPVDDSTGKQLVAEAIHSGKKKEAMIQCSLEACRILDTLGLLRQEAVSRKRKAKNWEDEDFYDSDDDTFLDRTGLVEKKRLNRMKKAGKIDEKPETFESLVAKLNDAEKELSEISEKLKASSKALSESPSQDSLDAFMSEMKSGSALDGVSRKKLHLRTFELRKEQQRLKGLIKIVKPAEIPELKKTESQAADVENKAKKPMLPLFGAMKGGSKFKLKTGTVGKLPPKRPELPAALMRMKDEPEVEEEEEEDEEEEREKEEDERGKMEAGSSRLQQETELEDAMQEAMPPSDLTCSIETKTHENMSQLSQVERSKDYQEISETAASREEPSASSNTFLQISRR
- the SLC4A1AP gene encoding kanadaptin isoform X1 translates to MDDGPSQSEPLALQELSDDFKKPTLLVPPVVRGKAPATNPPNPEEVKKERPAASLEPDSGEPDAPPARPDSGGTRSPPKEQPRPPTAAPSLGGPARAPPYQEPPWGGPATAPYSLETLKGGTILGTRSLKGTSCCLFGRLSSCDVCLEHPSVSRYHAVLQHRASGLEEESDGHGQGFYLYDLGSTHGTFLNKTRIPPRTYCRVHVGHVLRFGGSTRLFLLQGPEEDREAESELTVTQLKELRKQQQMMLEKKMLGEDSDEEEEDTTERKRNTSSQDDEMGCTWGMGEDAVEDEAEENPIVLEFQQEREAFYIKDPKKALQGFFDREGEELEYEFDEQGHSTWLCRVRLPVDDSTGKQLVAEAIHSGKKKEAMIQCSLEACRILDTLGLLRQEAVSRKRKAKNWEDEDFYDSDDDTFLDRTGLVEKKRLNRMKKAGKIDEKPETFESLVAKLNDAEKELSEISEKLKASSKALSESPSQDSLDAFMSEMKSGSALDGVSRKKLHLRTFELRKEQQRLKGLIKIVKPAEIPELKKTESQAADVENKAKKPMLPLFGAMKGGSKFKLKTGTVGKLPPKRPELPAALMRMKDEPEVEEEEEEDEEEEREKEEDERGKMEAGSSRLQQETELEDAMQEAMPPSDLTCSIETKTHENMSQLSQVERSKDYQEISETAASREEPSASKTEYEKNRDELKKKKAPSLGKLPATLSSKYPEDDPDYCVWVPPEGQSGDGRTHLNDKYGY